One Chloroflexota bacterium DNA segment encodes these proteins:
- the tuf gene encoding elongation factor Tu (EF-Tu; promotes GTP-dependent binding of aminoacyl-tRNA to the A-site of ribosomes during protein biosynthesis; when the tRNA anticodon matches the mRNA codon, GTP hydrolysis results; the inactive EF-Tu-GDP leaves the ribosome and release of GDP is promoted by elongation factor Ts; many prokaryotes have two copies of the gene encoding EF-Tu), whose product MAKRKFERTKPHVNVGTIGHVDHGKTTLTAAITKVLAMKGLA is encoded by the coding sequence ATGGCCAAGAGAAAATTTGAGCGGACCAAGCCGCACGTGAACGTAGGCACGATTGGGCACGTGGACCACGGCAAGACGACGCTGACTGCGGCGATCACCAAAGTGCTAGCGATGAAGGGTCTGGC